In Sedimentibacter sp. MB31-C6, one genomic interval encodes:
- a CDS encoding lactate racemase domain-containing protein, with protein MNAIRSMLDDIEIPKFMRIRQKFDSTKIENVVETVNAKFQQDNIKDTIKEGQTIGITVGSRGLDNLKEIVKCICDNIKAKGAIPVILPSMGSHGNAIAEGQASFVRGLGITEDAVGAEIKAGMEVVQLGTTEMGLPVYYDKIASELDGVIVLGRIKAHTDLEGDIESGLHKMIVIGLGNHKGAQVMHAKGLDKAVPRLKSIARYALQHSNIIFGVGLLENAYDETCQIEFIPTDEIADAEPALLKKSKENLPRFLFNDIDVLIVDEFGKNISGDGMDPNVIGRGVIGPKNKDIRINKIVSLDTTEEAGSNAYGVGLSDITTMRVFNKLETEAMYTNAITAISINGARIPIAMGSDKLAIQLGIRAACCDDNSKIRIARIKDTLSLKELYVSEGLLEDVKKNGDIEIISEFEDFKFDVDGNFVNKY; from the coding sequence ATGAATGCAATAAGAAGTATGCTTGATGATATAGAAATCCCTAAATTTATGCGTATTCGTCAAAAATTTGATTCTACAAAAATTGAAAATGTTGTAGAAACTGTCAATGCTAAGTTTCAACAGGATAATATAAAAGATACTATTAAGGAAGGTCAAACAATTGGCATTACTGTAGGAAGTAGGGGCCTTGACAATCTTAAAGAAATAGTTAAATGTATATGTGATAATATTAAAGCTAAAGGAGCTATTCCAGTAATTTTACCAAGTATGGGAAGTCATGGAAATGCAATTGCAGAAGGCCAGGCTTCATTTGTTCGTGGTTTAGGTATTACAGAAGATGCAGTAGGGGCTGAAATAAAAGCTGGCATGGAAGTAGTACAACTTGGAACTACTGAAATGGGTTTACCTGTATATTATGACAAAATTGCTAGTGAATTAGATGGAGTTATAGTATTAGGAAGAATAAAAGCACATACTGACTTAGAGGGCGATATTGAAAGCGGATTGCATAAAATGATAGTTATTGGTTTAGGAAATCATAAGGGTGCGCAAGTTATGCATGCTAAGGGATTAGACAAAGCTGTTCCTAGACTTAAATCGATAGCTAGATATGCATTGCAACATTCAAATATAATATTTGGAGTTGGATTGTTAGAAAATGCATATGACGAAACATGCCAAATAGAGTTCATTCCTACGGATGAAATAGCAGATGCGGAACCAGCCTTGTTGAAAAAGTCCAAAGAAAACCTTCCGAGATTTTTGTTCAATGACATAGATGTATTAATAGTTGATGAATTTGGGAAAAATATAAGCGGCGATGGCATGGATCCAAATGTTATTGGAAGAGGAGTTATTGGACCTAAAAATAAGGATATTAGAATAAATAAAATTGTTTCATTAGATACTACTGAAGAAGCAGGCTCTAATGCTTATGGTGTTGGGCTTTCAGATATTACAACAATGAGGGTATTCAATAAGTTAGAAACTGAAGCAATGTATACAAATGCCATAACTGCAATATCAATAAATGGTGCAAGAATACCAATAGCAATGGGTAGTGATAAACTAGCAATACAGCTTGGAATAAGAGCTGCATGTTGTGATGACAATAGTAAAATTAGAATAGCAAGAATCAAAGATACATTAAGCTTGAAAGAATTATATGTTTCTGAAGGGCTGTTAGAAGATGTTAAGAAAAATGGCGATATTGAAATCATAAGCGAATTTGAAGACTTCAAATTCGATGTTGATGGAAATTTTGTCAATAAATATTAA
- a CDS encoding TRAP transporter substrate-binding protein encodes MKIKKILGTLVAVSMIASLVACGGNEAPAEGDNTSKGTSDDVKTITFAHVSAESTSTHQAALKFKEVVEANSNGQLEVNVYPTGQLGGDRELIENTQNGSITAMVSSPAPQVNFVKSATIFDSPFVFEGLEHGRAVLDDANFMSAIAAEYENSGFHYFGASGQGFRTLTCNDKITTLEQLKGLTIRTMENKYHMQTWELLGANPTPLTFNELYTALQQGTVAAQENPVELVHAQKFYEQQKYVVDTNHILQVNTWIMNKDFYDGLSDELKAVVDDAGRQAVEVANRINDEKEPGYIEVIEDYGTEFVEVPAEEKAKIVEAVAPVYEEIKSATAPAVYDAYFNAIEEYKTK; translated from the coding sequence ATGAAAATCAAAAAGATTTTAGGTACTTTAGTAGCAGTTTCAATGATTGCTAGCCTTGTAGCGTGTGGAGGTAACGAAGCACCAGCTGAAGGAGATAATACATCTAAGGGTACTTCTGATGATGTAAAAACAATTACTTTTGCACACGTAAGTGCTGAATCAACATCAACACATCAAGCAGCGCTTAAATTTAAGGAAGTAGTTGAAGCAAATTCAAATGGTCAATTAGAAGTAAATGTATATCCAACAGGACAGCTTGGCGGAGATCGTGAGCTAATTGAAAATACTCAAAATGGCTCAATAACAGCTATGGTTTCTTCACCTGCTCCACAAGTAAACTTTGTAAAATCTGCAACAATATTCGATTCACCATTTGTATTCGAAGGATTAGAACATGGAAGAGCAGTTTTAGATGATGCTAATTTTATGTCAGCAATAGCTGCAGAATATGAAAATTCAGGTTTCCATTATTTTGGAGCATCTGGACAAGGATTTAGAACTTTAACTTGTAATGATAAAATAACTACATTAGAGCAATTAAAAGGTCTTACAATTCGTACAATGGAAAACAAATATCATATGCAAACATGGGAATTATTAGGTGCAAACCCAACTCCATTAACATTTAATGAGTTATATACAGCGTTACAACAGGGAACAGTTGCTGCACAAGAAAATCCTGTAGAATTAGTGCATGCACAAAAATTCTATGAACAACAAAAATATGTAGTTGACACAAATCATATTTTACAAGTAAACACATGGATTATGAATAAAGATTTCTATGATGGTTTGTCAGATGAATTAAAAGCTGTTGTTGATGATGCAGGAAGACAAGCAGTTGAAGTTGCTAATAGAATTAATGATGAAAAAGAACCAGGATACATTGAAGTAATAGAAGATTATGGAACTGAATTTGTAGAAGTACCTGCTGAAGAAAAAGCTAAAATAGTTGAAGCAGTTGCTCCAGTTTACGAAGAAATAAAATCAGCTACTGCACCAGCAGTATATGATGCATACTTTAATGCAATTGAAGAATACAAAACTAAATAA
- a CDS encoding TRAP transporter large permease — translation MMIGSVFVVFVASLALGVPIAISLGFTALSASFFVPSLPADAVYIFRSMVTALDSYALLAIPLFILSGNIMAKGGISRKLFDFFSYFIGNKTAGLPIAAIVTCLFYGAISGSGPATVAAVGSMTIPLLLELGYDKKFVIPMIAVAGGLGVIIPPSIPFIVYGQSSGASVGDLFLAGILPGILIALCMIIYAYFYCKKKGEDKEKLEANTQALRAKGFWPMFKDSFWSLLTPVIILGGIYSGIVTPTEAANISVVYALIVSLFIYKTLKIKDLAAVMKATVNTAAPILLVVSIATVFGKVLTFMQAPQLISNAITGTFTTKVSILLIINAILLVVGMVMDTTPAILILTPIFMPIIQLIGVDPLHFGIIMVVNLAIGFVTPPIGINLFVASSLTNMSVMEIGKRAIPFIVAFLMALMLITFIPEISLFLLK, via the coding sequence ATAATGATAGGTAGTGTATTTGTAGTATTTGTAGCATCTTTGGCATTAGGAGTACCTATTGCAATATCTTTAGGATTTACTGCTTTGTCAGCATCATTTTTTGTACCGTCATTACCTGCTGACGCAGTATATATATTTAGAAGCATGGTCACAGCGTTGGACTCATATGCATTATTAGCTATACCTTTGTTCATATTATCTGGAAATATAATGGCAAAGGGTGGAATATCAAGAAAATTATTTGACTTTTTCTCATATTTCATTGGAAATAAAACTGCTGGTTTACCAATTGCTGCAATTGTAACATGTCTTTTTTATGGAGCAATATCAGGTTCAGGTCCTGCAACTGTTGCAGCTGTTGGATCGATGACAATTCCATTATTATTGGAACTTGGATATGATAAAAAATTTGTTATTCCTATGATAGCTGTTGCTGGTGGATTAGGCGTTATTATCCCACCTAGTATACCGTTTATAGTTTATGGTCAGTCATCTGGGGCATCTGTTGGAGACTTGTTTTTAGCTGGTATTTTACCTGGTATTTTAATAGCATTATGTATGATTATTTATGCTTATTTTTATTGTAAGAAAAAAGGTGAAGATAAAGAAAAATTAGAAGCTAACACTCAAGCACTTAGAGCAAAAGGTTTTTGGCCAATGTTTAAAGATAGCTTCTGGTCATTACTTACACCTGTTATTATTTTAGGTGGTATATACAGTGGTATAGTAACACCAACAGAAGCAGCAAATATATCGGTTGTTTATGCATTAATAGTTAGTTTATTTATTTATAAAACTCTTAAAATTAAAGATTTAGCTGCTGTAATGAAAGCTACTGTAAATACAGCGGCACCAATATTACTAGTTGTTTCGATTGCTACAGTATTTGGTAAAGTACTTACATTTATGCAGGCACCACAGTTAATATCAAATGCTATAACAGGAACGTTTACTACAAAGGTATCAATTTTATTAATAATAAATGCAATTTTGTTAGTAGTAGGTATGGTTATGGATACAACTCCTGCAATACTTATATTAACACCAATATTTATGCCTATAATTCAATTAATAGGTGTTGATCCATTACATTTTGGTATTATTATGGTTGTTAACCTTGCTATTGGTTTTGTTACACCACCGATAGGTATTAACCTTTTTGTAGCAAGTTCTTTGACGAATATGTCTGTTATGGAAATAGGTAAGCGGGCTATTCCATTTATTGTTGCGTTCTTAATGGCATTAATGCTAATAACATTTATACCAGAAATAAGTTTATTCTTGCTTAAATAG